A segment of the Desulfurobacterium indicum genome:
AGAGACATCGAAGAATGCTGGAAATTGTGCTGCATGTCACGTTCCGCACAAGGCAGTTGGTGCATACCTTAAAGGTATTAAAGGTGGAGAGGGGCTTGATAACGTTTCTTCCTTCTGTATGGCCTGTCACGGAAAAGGCGGCGTAGCGAAAGCCAAGGTTATGGCAGGTAAATTTAAGGATCACCCGATTGATGTCAGAATGAAAGATGGAAGTGTCGTGACATGTTCAAGCTGCCATAATCCTCACAATGCCAATCCTTATGCGCTTGTTAAGCCGGTTGAAGGTGATTCATCTCTCTGTTTGGAATGTCATAGAAGTAAGAATCTTAAAGGAACAGCTCACTATCTTGTTGCAAAAGACGGAAATATTGAAAAGAACGGGCAGTGTTCTGCATGTCATACGCCTCACAATCCTAAGGGGCCTACACTCTGGAGCAGGGAACTCGGAGAAGGAAAAACGGTTAACGAAAAACAGTGTAGTTCCTGTCACGCTCCGGGTGAAATGGCTGCAAATCTCACGACCGGTAAGATTACTCATCCACTCGGCGGAAAAGTTGATTCAGAAGTTGTTCCGGCTATTAATCAAAAGACGGGACTTCCCGGAGAGGGAGTTGTTGACTGTGCGAGCTGTCACGATCCACACGGAAGTGCTGCAGCTAAACCGTTCCTTAGAGTTACGAATAATGGAAGTAAGTTGTGTATTTCTTGTCACAAGGCAGAAGCTTCTATTAAAGGAACCGGTCATGACATTAATGGACAGATGTGTTCTACATGTCACGTTCCTCACCAGGCTAAAAGTGCTTTCCTCTGGAAGATGGATATTAAGCACTTTACATATCCAAACGGAGAAGCGGTTGACAGGGCTTCTTCCTACTGTCTCACCTGTCACAGCAAAGGCGGCATAGCAGAAAATGCTACGGTTAAATATTATTTCCATCCAAGAGCCGACTTTGATATCGTTGCTCAGGATAGGCCTGGCAGAAAAGGTGTATGGCCTATTTTTGCAGAAGATGGTTCTGAATTTAAAAGAGGTGGAGCGATTGCCTGTGAAACATGTCACGATGCTCACATTCACGGTAAAACTTACTTCTTGAGAAATAAAACTGTTGCCGGAAGCACCTGTGTTGATTGCCACGGTGATGAAGCTCTTATTAGATACATGTGGTATCATAAAAAAGAGGTTAGACAGTCCACATCAAGCTATAAGTAAATTAACTCAGGAGGAAGCTGCAGATGGCTAAGGAGATGACAAGAGAAGAGTTTGAAAGATATTCATGGAAGAAAGCATGGATAGTTTTGGCAGCTGTATTTATTATTCTTTTCCTTCCATGGATACTTATTTGGTTTGTTAAATTTGTTCACTGGTATGCTCAATCATTCTTTATGTGGTTATAATCGGGAGGTGAGAGATGGCTCATAGCGGAGAATTTCATGAAAAAATGGAAAAAATAAATTTCTTTAAAAGCTGGATATCTGCGTTTGAACTTTTAGTTGCTATACTTACGGTAGGTATGGTTTCAATAAATTGTGTGAAGCAGGGATTTCATCTCTTCCATCTTTTCTTTGGCGGTGGACATTAATTTGTTGGAGATCATTTTTGAGACTGATAAGCTCAAAGGGCAGGGTGCTTTTGGTACTTCTGCCCTTTTTCTTTTTTTCATGTTATGAACCTGTTGGAGAACCTGTTGGTAATAGTACTCTCGGGAAGAGAGTAAACCCCTCAAAAGTTCATTTTCAAAAAGGTATCTATGGGGGAGTTCTTTACGATTCTTCATCGTCTGATCCAAAAACTTTTAACCTTGTTTTTGCCCATGAGACATCTTCAACAGGTGCTGTTGGTGGACTTTTTGAAGGTCTTACTGATGTTGACATTAAAACATTAAAACCTACAGGTAGGCTTGCAGTTTCGTGGGAATTCAAAGCCAAAGGTACGAGGTGGATATTTCATTTAAGGAAAAATGTTAGGTGGTTTGACGGCAAACCTTTTACGGCTGACGATGTTGTTTTTACTTACAAAGATATCTACTTTAATCACCGTTATCCCAATTCTGTGAAGGATATGTTTGAAATCGACGGTAAACTTCCAGAGGTTAAAAAACTTGACAATTATACGGTTGAATTTATTTTGCCCGAACCTTTTGCTCCTCTTCTTTACTCACTTTCGGCTGCTATTTTTCCGAAGCATGCTCTTGAAAAATCTGTAAAGGATGGAAGCTTTAAAAATATCTGGACGATATCAACACCACCTGAAAAGCTTATAGGAACAGGACCTTATAAGCTTGTTAAGTATGTTCCTGGGCAATATCTCGTTTACGAGAGAAATCCCTACTATTACATGAAGGATAGTTATGGTAGTAAACTGCCTTATGTGGAAAAGAAGGTTACATATATTCTTCCACAAAAAGATACGGAGCTTTTAAAATTTAAAAATGGTGAAATAGACTTTTATGGCCTTTCGGGAGATGATTTTCCTTCTTTGAAAAAGGAAGAAAAATATAAAAATTTTACCATATATAATTTAGGTCCTTCTTTAACGGCAGATTTCTTGTGTTTTAATGAGAAAAAGAGAGCAATTCCCGACTGGAAGTGGAAGCTTTTTTCAAACGCAACTTTTAGAAGAGCCATTTCTCATGCTGTTGACAGAAAGGGTATAGTCCTAACAGTTTATAACGGTCTTGGTTTTCCTGTCTATACACCGGTTACGCCGGCCAACACTCTCTATTACGATAAAAATGCTCCAAAATTCCCTTATGATCTGAAAAAGGCGAAGAAGCTGCTGGAGAGTTTGGGGTTGAAAGATAGAAACGGAGACGGATGGCTTGAAACGCCTGACGGTCATAAAGTGGAATTTAATCTCCTTACAAATTCCAACAATCCTGCAAGGGTTCGGATAGGAACGATTTTAAAGTTTGATTTTAAAAGGCTTGGTATAGATGTTCACTTTCAGCCTCTTGATTTTAACAACCTTGTTGATAAGCTTCTTAACACTCATGATTTTGATGCCGTTATTATAGGACTTACAGGTTCGATGGATCCAAACGGTGGTAAAAATGTCTGGAAAAGTTCAGGTCAGCTCCATCTGTGGAATCCGGGACAGAAAAAGCCTGCAACAAAATGGGAAGCTGAAGTTGATAGACTTTTTGACGAAGGTGTGAAAGAGCTTGATTTTAAAAAGAGGGTGAAAATTTATAAGGAAGTTTACAGAATAATATGCCGGCAGCAACCGGTTATTTATATAGCTGCTCCTATTGTTCTTGAAGCTGCAAGGGACAGGGTTAAAAATTATTTTCCGACTATATGGGGAATCTATAAGCCAGAAAAAATCTTCATAAAAGAGTGATATAATTTTTTCTGCTGTAACTAAAAAAGGAACAATTTAGTCCCGAGGGAGGAACTTATGGTTGAAGAGATAGGAGCGCATATGCCTCTATGGTTGACCATACCTTTTGCCGGAATTCTTCTTTCTATTGCTGTTTTGCCTCTTATGGCTCCTCATTTCTGGCACAAACATTTTGGTAAGGTTTCAGCTTTTTGGGCTGTTGCGTGTGCGATACCTTTTATCGCTATGTATGGCGGTACTGCGGTTCATGATATTTTGCACACAATTCTGGTTGAATATATTCCGTTTCTTGTTCTTCTTGGAGCCCTTTATACGATTGCAGGAGGTATCTATATAAAGGGTTCTTTTGTTGGAAAACCTATTTTTAATACAGTACTCCTTTTTATAGGTGCAATGCTTGCGTCGTTTATGGGAACGACTGGTGCTGCAATGCTTCTTGTTCGTCCTTTGATAAGAGCTAACAGATGGAGAAAGTATAAAACATTTGTAATTGTTTTCTTTATTTTTCTTGTTGCCAATATAGGCGGTGCATTAACGCCGCTTGGAGATCCTCCTCTGTTTTTAGGTTTCTTAAAGGGCGTGCCATTTTTCTTTACATTGAGGCTTATTCCTATATGGATGACGGCAGTTGTTATCGTCCTTGGGATATTCTTTGCCATAGATTCTTATTATTATGCGAAAGAGGATAAATCCACGATTCCAATAGGTGATGAGAAGTTTGAAATTTTAGGTTCAATAAATTTTCTTTTCCTTCTTGGTGTTCTTGTTGCTGTTCTTTTAAGTGGTATTGTTCATCTTCCTAAGATTAATGTTCTGGGTGTTCATCTTTACCTTCAGGATGTTTTGAGAGACATTTTCCTTCTTGTTCTGACAGTTCTTTCAATTCTTTTGACACCTCCAATGGTGAGAGAAAAGAACGAGTTTACCTGGTTTCCTATAAAAGAGGTTGCTATTCTCTTTATAGGTATTTTTATTGCTATGATTCCGTGTTTAAAAATTCTTGAGGCTGGTGAACACGGTCCTGCGGGTGGGTTGATTCATATGCTCTCTGAACCTTATCACTATTTCTGGGCTACGGGAACACTCTCTTCATTTCTTGATAACGCACCTACATATTTGACATTTTTAATGACAGCTCTTGGAAAGTTTTATCCGGGTGTTCCTGTTAAAATTGCTGTTCATAAGTTGATAGCCACTCATTCGATTTACCTTGAGGCTATATCCGCCGGTGCTGTTTTCTTTGGTGCGATTACCTATATCGGGAATGCGCCAAACTTTATGGTTGCTTCTATCGCAAGGGAACAGGGTGTTGAAATGCCCTCATTTTTCGGTTATATCGTTAAGTATTCAATTCCGGTTTTGGTTACAACGTTTGTGATTCTTACGATTATCTTTTTTAGATAAAAATCTTTGGGTGGTTGTTTGCCGCCCTTTTATTATTGCGACGTCATTTGGAGAGCTTTTGTGACAACTTCTTTCGGAGAAATGTCAAGACATTTTAGATGTTCACATCTCACCTTTCCGTGGATAGAGCAGGGGTTACACGGAAGTTCTTTTTTTATAACCGTGCCTTCTGATTCAAGTGGTGCAAACCCGAAGCAGGGGTGCGTTGCACCGTAAATAACTGCTACTTTTGTCTTTACTGCTCTTGCCATATGAACAGCAGAGGAGTCGTTTGATATTACGAAATTTGCTTTTTTAATAACAGCCATGGATTCAAGAAGAGAGAGTCTTCCGCAAAAATTCAGATTGTAAGCACCAGTTATTTCCATCCCCGCTTCTACGTCTGCTTTCCCACCAACTGTTACGACTTCGTATCCTATTCTTCTCAAAATCTGGGCGATTTTTTTGTATTTTCTTATCGGATAGGCTTTTCCTTTCCATCTTGCTCCTGGAGCGATGACGACGAATTTCTTGTGGGGAAGTAAGCGAGATATATGCTTTTCTGTTTCTTCTGGAATAAATATGTCAGGTGTCGGATTTTTGGAAACTTCTATACCGATTTTTCTCACAGCCTTTGCGTAAAGTTCAGGAACATAAAGCTGTTTTTTTCGTTTCAGGAATTTGAAGAATATAACTTCTCTTCTCCATATCGATTGTTTGTTGTATTTAACCGTTTTAAAAGGTAAGAATTTTGTAAGGAGTTTGGTTTTCAATATGTTGTGAAGATCGATAACGTAGTCATAGTTTTCTTTTTTGAGAGTGTCTGCCAGTTCCTTTATTGCGTAAAAAGAAAGTTTCTTTTTATTTACACCCATTACCTTTTTTATTCTGTGATCCGGTACGAAGATAGATGCTATTGATTTATCGGTTAGAATATCTATCTCCACATCTGCCTTCTTCAGAGCGTTAAACACTGAAGATACCAGTATTACATCGCCTATTGACGAGAGTCTTATAATTAATACTCTCATTCTTCCTCTAACGGCTCAAACTTGTCTTTTGACGCACCGCATATCGGACATACCCATTCATCTGGAATTGCTTCAAACGGTGTTCCTGGAGAGACATTGTTTTCAGGGTCACCGTTTTCAGGATCATAAATGTAACCGCAAACGGTACATCTCCATTTTGTAGCCATCTTGTTCCCCTTTTATTGGTTTCTTACCATTATAGCACATAGTTTTTGTATGAAAAGGAAATCTTATTCTTTTGCAATTTTGAGAGTATCCTGATTTGCTTTCTGTTTGTGTTATCATAGAATATCTCTTATAGGGTAGGAGTTATGGATAAGTTTAAAAAGTTGCTTGTAGAGTTTGGAGTTATCTTTGTTATAAGCTGGATCATCGAGTTTGCATATATGGGGATAAAAGGGGTTCTGGAAGGGACTTTGCTTTCTTTTCTTGAAGTTTCACTATCTTTTGATAATGCTGTTATGAATGCCCTTGTATTGACAACCATGACGCCCAAGTGGCGTAAAAGATTTATTACGTGGGGGATACTTACGGCAGTATTCGGTATGAGGTTTTTGTTTCCTGTTTTAATTGTTTCGGTTACTTCCGGACTTTCTTTCAAAGAAACGATAGGTATTGCGTTTAAACATCCTTCTGTTTATGCGGAACATCTTGAACATGCTGAACCGCTGATACTTGCCTTTGGTGGTTCTTTTCTCCTTATGGTTTTTATAAACTGGTTGTTTGATGCGGGGAAAAATCTTCACTGGATAAGATTTTTTGAGGAAGGTGCTTCAAAAATCGCCAGGTTAGGAGAAATAAAACTTATTCTGGCTCTTGCAATTGTCTTTGTTATAGGGTTGCTTAAACAGCAGGAAAACATTACCCTTGCCATGATATTGGGTATTCTACTTTTTGAGTTAGTCCACTTTATAAAAAATGCGATTGAGTATTTTAAAGAGAAAAACTATTTTTCTGGTGACAGCGGTTGGGCCAGTTTTCTCTACCTGGAGCTTTTAGATGCTTCCTGTTCACTTGATGGGACGGTTGGTGCATTTGCTATAAGCCAGAATCTTATAATTATAACTCTCGGCCTTTCTGTTGGTGCTTTTATTTTACGTTCTCTTACAGTTTATTTTGTGGATACTGGTAAATTGCAGCATCTACCTTACCTTGAGCATGGGGCACATTGGGGAATTGGTGGTTTGGGAATAATGATGCTACTTGAACTTTTCTTTTCCATTCCTGAAGCCGTTATCAGTCTGACGGCACTGGTGTTTATCCTTTCGTCCCTTTATTCTTCTCTTAGAAGGAGTGGTCAACTGCTATAATAAAATTATTGAAGATACCGATAATAAGAAAAAGTTTATATTTTTGGGGGATGGTCAATGGGCTTTCTTAAAAAACTTGGTATGGAAAAGGTGAGCAGGCAGATCCTTGTTGTTGTTTTTATTCCAATACTTGCGGCTGTTGTGGTTCTTGGCAGACAGGCAAGAGAGGTTTACAGAAAGATTTATACTCCTGCTAGAATAATGGAAAAACATTTTCCGCTGGTTGAAGCAGTTGCGAAGCTTGCCCATGATCTTGCTGTTGAAAGAGGTTTGTCAACAACTTTTGTTACTCAAAGTAGAGATAAATCCTCTCCTGTCTATACAAAGCTTTTAGCTCAACGGGAAAAGGTGGATAAAGATATTGCTGATTTTCGCTATGTTGTTTCTCATTATCTTTCTCCTGATGATATTCATGATATTTCCACAGCGGAACTTAAGAGATTGAGACAGGAAATTGATAACGGCAATGTTTCAAATATTGATATCTTGACAAGCTATACCGAATATATCGATGGTGTAATGAACAATATTCACAAGCTGGCGGAAAAGGAATTAAAAGATACAGTTTTTGAAAGAGATCTTGTAGCTTTTAATCTTTTTCTGAAATATAAAGATACGTTTGGTGTTGAGAGGGCTCTTGCCTCAAGTATTACTTCTTATGTGAATTCTCATGGGACTAATGCTACTGTTCCTAAAGCTTTACTGGCATTTTTCAATACTGTTAATGATAACGAAAATGTTTTGAGGGATGTGGTTAACACTCTTGCGTTTAATGAGTTGAAGAGTCGCTTTCGTGCTGTTGAATCTACTTCTGAATGTGGAAAGGTGAAAGAAATAAAAGAGATAATAAATGGAGAAAGATATCAGGAGCTTGCTGCTTATAAACCTTTGCAGGTATTTCAGATTTATACCGATTTTCTGAAGGTTTTGAAAAAGTTTCAGGATGAATATTTAGGTCTTTTAAAAAAGAGGACGTTTGAATTTACTTTGGAAGCCAAAAAGGAAATGATTGTTTCTTCCTCTCTTGTTGTAGGTCTTCTCCTTGTCTTGATATTTGTCGGCGTTTTGAGAAGAAAGATAGTTAATTCAACAGGTGAAATAAAGGAGATACTTGAAACGATTAACAGGGGAAATTTGAGAGTGTCTCTTGATGATGTTTCCGGGAATGATGAATTTGCCGAGATGAAACGGTTGATTAACGGTTTGATAGGAACTTTTAAAAGTGTTATTTCTGAAGTTGATAAAGTTTCCGAGAAGATTTCAAAAGGTAAATTTGATATTTCAATGAGTAAAAATGTTTTTAAGGGAGATTTAAAAGTACTTGAAAAGAATCTTCAGAAAATAGTTGAAACATTGAAAGCTTTTATGTCTGAAATGAACCATGTTACAGAAAGCCTTTCTGAGGGAAGATTGGATGTTAATGTTAATGAAAAAGCGTTTGAAGGTAAATATAAAGAGATTGTTCACGGGCTTTCAGAGATAGTGGATAACTTTAAAAAGGTTGTTGATGTTGTGAATAAGATGGCTGAAGATCTTGCAGAAGCAAGGTTTAAAACCTATGATGAAACGCTTCTTCCGGGGGAATTGAGAGCAATTATAAGGAATATCAATCTTGCTTCTTGCGATATTAAAAAAGCCATGGATATGCTTGCATCTATTATGGAACAGGCTGACATACAGCAGGAGATAGATGTTGAAGCGTTTAAAGGTGATTTGAGGAAGGTTGGAGAGGCGGCTAATACATTTGCTCTTACTATGAGAAATATTATCAGAGAGATAAACAGGTTTGTTAACGAGCTTGAGAGCGGTAATTTAAGTATTAAACTTGATGATTCTAAATTTCCAGAGTCTCTAAAGACATTAAGAGATGCTCTTGTCGGTATTCAAAATACATTCTTGACCATAAAGGATTCTCTTTTACTTGCTACCCGTAAGCTTGCAAGCGGTAATCTTATGGTCAGAATGAACGAGAACGAACTGAAAGGAGATCTTAAAGAGATAGCTATTTCGTTTAACAAGGGGATAGAATCTTTTGGTAAATCTATAGGGCTTTCCATTGATACGCTTAAAAATGCTGTTTCTCTCCTTGAAAGTAAGGTTGACAGTCTTTCTGATGTTATGAAAAAGATTCTTTATCAAACAGATAAAACCAATATGATTTCTAAGTCCATAGAGAAGACATCTAAAGATATAGAAGCACTTGCAGGAGAGGTTCTTGAGCTTAATTCATTGTCTTCTAAGAATCTTCAGATTGTTGATGAAGCTGAAGATATTATTGATGAGATTAAAAAGCTTCTTGATGAGAGGACGAAAGAGCTTGGCTCTATTGTTGAGATTATCTTCCAGATAGCAACTCAGACTAACCTTCTTGCTCTTAATGCTGCCATTGAAGCTGCAAGAGCAGGTGAAGCAGGTAGGGGATTTGCAGTTGTTGCCGATGAGGTTAGGAAGTTGGCGCAGAAGGTTGTTTCAGCTACGGATCAGATAAAGGCAACGGTCTCTAACATAAACAAAGACATAAAAGAGAAGGTTATAGATAACGTCTCAAGGGCATTTGAGAATATAAAAGAGTCAATGGAGGAGCTGGAGAAGATAGTTGTTAAAGTTTCGGAAGAAGCAAAATCCGAGTCAGAGTCAATAGAAGAAGTTGCTAAAACTGTTAAAGAGGTTGCAGAGATAGCAACCAGAAACGTAGATGACCTTAAAGAGGTAGTTGAAGATATCAGCAGAGTTTCTGAGAAGATTAAAGAGCTTGAAGAAGAGTTAAACAGATTCAAAGTATAGAAATACAAGTTTGGTTCATATTTTTTGGGGGCACTCCCCTTTCTTTATTTGTGAAAAATTTGATAAACGAAAGTCTTCCCGGCAGAATACCGGGAAGATCTTTTATTCTATTATTTCAAGGACTGCTCTCTTACCGCTCTTTGCAGCAACTGAAGAGATTAATGTCCTTATTGCTTTTGCTGTTCTTCCCTGTTTACCGATTACTTTTCCAAGGTCTTTTGGGTCAACCTTCAGTTCAATAATTACAGTTCTTTCTCCTTCTGTTTCCACTACGTTTACGGCGTCCGGGTTGTCAACTAATTTTTTTACGATGCATTCAACTAACTCTTTTACTGCGGACATGGTCGCCTCCTATTTCCAGTATTACTGGATAGCTTGCTTGAGAAGTGCAGCAACTCTCTCAGTTGGCTGAGCCCCTTTAGCAATCCATTCTTTTGCTTTTTCAATATCAATTTGAAGTTCTTTTGATTTAGGATTATAAGTTCCGAGAATGTCAACAGCTTTGCCGTCTCTTTTTGACATACCCTCGGCAACAACAATTTTATAGATTGGAAGCTTTTTTCTTCCCATCTTCTTGAGTCTTATCTTTACCAACTTCTCTCCTCCTTAAAGACAGTTTTGTAAAAGGTAATTTTATACCAATCGTAATTTAATACAACCTTACATAAATGGGAAGGGGAATTTTCCACCTTTTTTTGCCATCTTTTTCTGCATCTTTTTCATCTGTTTCATCATCATTTTTGCCTGGGCAAATTGTTTAAGAAGAGCATCAACATCTTTTACACTTGTGCCGCTTCCTCTCGCTATTCTTCTTTTTCTGCTGGCGTTTATAATTGCATGGTTTCGCCTCTCTTCTGGTGTCATTGAGTTGATTATCGCTTCTATCCTTTTGAGCTTTTTGTCGTCTATTGCCTTGTCAAGCTGCTTGAGCATTTTCTGGCTGGAAAGCCCCGGGATCATCTTTATAAGCTGTTTTATAGGTCCCATTCTCTGTATCATTTCAAGCTGTTTTTTAAAGTCTTCAAGTGTAAACTCTCCTGATAGGAGCTTTTCCTGCATGGATAGGGCTTCTTCTTCGTCTATCACTTCCTGTGCCTTTTCGACAAGGCTTACAACGTCACCCATGCCCAGGATTCTTGATGCTACCCTGTCGGGATAAAACGGTTCGAAATCGTCTATTTTTTCGCCGACACCTGCAAATTTTATCGGTTTGCCTGTTACACCTTTTACAGAAAGTGCAACACCACCCCGTGCGTCTGAATCAAGCTTTGTAAGAACGATACCTGTCATGCCGACATTTTCATCAAAAGCTTTTGCTATGTTTACCGCTTCCTGTCCTGTCATGGCATCAGAGACAAAGAGAACTTCGTCGGGATGGATTCTTTCTTTTATCTCTTTTGCCTCCTTTAGCATCTCTTCGTCTATGTGAAGTCTTCCTGCCGTGTCAACTATTAGAACGTCGTATCCTTCTTTCTTTGCCTTTTTGAGAGCGTCTTCCGCGATCTTTGCAGCATCTTTTTCGTTCTCTTCAAGAAATACAGGAACACTTATCTGTTCACCCAATTTTTTAAGCTGAAGCATGGCTGCCGGTCTGTAAATGTCAACAGAGGTTAGGAGAACCTTTTTGCCCTGTTTTTTCAGCAGTTTTGCAAGTTTTGCAGATGTTGTGGTTTTACCTGAACCCTGAAGTCCTATAAGAAGGATTACCGAAGGCTTGCTTTTTAAGTTTAGAGGTTCTGCTTTTTCACCCAATGTTTTTACAAGTTCGTCGTGAACTATTTTAACAAGCTGCTGAACGGCAGTTACACCTTTTGTTACCTTTGCGCCTAAAGCCTTTTCTTTTATATCCTTTATGAAGTCAGATACAACCTTGTAGTTTACATCTGCTTCAAGGAGCGCAAGTTTTATCTCTCTCAGTCCTTTATTTAGAGTTTCCTCGTCAATTCTCCCCTTTTTCGCTATTTTGCCAATTGCAGACTGTATCTTTTCCGCAAGTGCGTCAAACATCTCTCCTCCGTTTTAAAAAGCGATTTCAGTCCCCGCCCTGCAATCAATAAATCTATCCTTAAATACTTCTTTGAAAACCTCTATTCCGTTATCTCCGGTACAGTGGCAGGGTGCAACAAATTCTGTCAGGTCTAAAAGTTTTTCGGCTGTTTTCTTAATGCTTGTGTCTTCTTTTTTATACATGTGGAATCCGCCTATTATCATGAATAGTTTTCTCTCGGCAAGTCTTACAGCTTCTTCTGCTATTTTTTCTATTCCAGGATGGGAGCATCCTGTTACCAGAATGCTTCCTTTTTCCGTTTTTGCTACCAGAGAGTGTTCGAAGGCAGGGTCTCTCATACCGGTGGGCATCATTCCTGTTGAGAAAATTCCGGGAGCTATTACTGTTGGATCATCAACCGGAATTACGATTCCTCTTTCTCCCACTTTTTCCTCGAAAAATTCTGCGTCGCTTTCCGGAACAAAAATGTCAACATGATAAACCTTTTTCATAACGGTTTTAAGTCCTCCGGTGTGGTCCCAGTGGTTGTGCGAAATGAATATACCGTCAATGTCTGAAAGGTTTATAGAAAGGGCTTCAGCGTTTCTCTCAAGTATTTCCGGTTTCGCACCGGTATCAAAAAGGATGTTGGTTTCTCCCTCTATAAAGGCGGAAAATCCCCAGTCTGGAGTTAGTTCTTTAAAAGCTCTGTTGTCGTATAAGATAACGATTTTCTCTGTCATTTCTAACCTCCCTGTGGAGTTCCATTATATATAATTCGTGCCCGGTTGCTTTGAAAGAGAAGTTTTCTTATATTTTTATCTCATCAACAATAATAAAATATTCCTTCTGCCCGGGTGGCGGAATTGGCAGACGCGCAGGACTCAGGATCCTGTGGTGGCAACACCGTGCGGGTTCAAATCCCGCCCCGGGCACCATTAATGGATTGAAATGTTGCTGAGAGTTTCATAATTTCATATAATATTACAGCTAACACTTTAGGGGGTAAATTAAGATGGAAGAGAAGAGATAGTTTCTGTTTTACTTTCCCGTAATATTAGGCAGGTGTTTTTGTTGTATTCAGGCGGGAAAGATGCATCTATACTTGCAGATTTAATCTCGGGTGTCCAATCTGTATATAGGTTTAATATTGATTTATATATGTTGACGGTGAAATTTCTGTGTATGGTTTATGATCCTTCTGACGAAACTGAAAGAAAAATAATAAGAAATTGTATTAGTTATTGGCAGAAGAGGGGATTTGAACACATATGGCTTGATGTTGAGGATTGTGATGATAGTATATTTAATGTTTATTAAGCTACTCCATGTGTTGCTTGTGAAATTGTCAAATCAGAGGTTCTATATAAGTTTATGCTTTCTTGTGAAGATACAGCTTTCTTGATTTCTCACACACTTGATGATGTTTTAGGTTATTTAATAGAGAGTTTATTTATCCTTATAAAATATGGGACTTGGGAAAATTTGTTAGAAGAAAATGAAAAAATGTTTCAAAGAATTGCATAATTGCAAAAGTCCTTTTCTTCTTAGCAGGAGCAGCTTTTAGTTTTTTTAAATTCTGTGTTGACCTTTTTAAAAAGAAAGAAAAACTTTCTGACGCTGTTAGATGTTGGGATTTTTCTGCTGTTTCTTCTAAAGTTTCGCTGTTTTCCATTTTTATCGTTGCTGCTCTTTTTGTTCTCTCTTTTATCTTTTCTTGGCGTGGATTTTTCCTCATTGTCTTTTTAAGGAAAGTGATGGAGAGCGGAAAAT
Coding sequences within it:
- a CDS encoding glycosyltransferase family 9 protein, encoding MRVLIIRLSSIGDVILVSSVFNALKKADVEIDILTDKSIASIFVPDHRIKKVMGVNKKKLSFYAIKELADTLKKENYDYVIDLHNILKTKLLTKFLPFKTVKYNKQSIWRREVIFFKFLKRKKQLYVPELYAKAVRKIGIEVSKNPTPDIFIPEETEKHISRLLPHKKFVVIAPGARWKGKAYPIRKYKKIAQILRRIGYEVVTVGGKADVEAGMEITGAYNLNFCGRLSLLESMAVIKKANFVISNDSSAVHMARAVKTKVAVIYGATHPCFGFAPLESEGTVIKKELPCNPCSIHGKVRCEHLKCLDISPKEVVTKALQMTSQ
- a CDS encoding DUF475 domain-containing protein codes for the protein MDKFKKLLVEFGVIFVISWIIEFAYMGIKGVLEGTLLSFLEVSLSFDNAVMNALVLTTMTPKWRKRFITWGILTAVFGMRFLFPVLIVSVTSGLSFKETIGIAFKHPSVYAEHLEHAEPLILAFGGSFLLMVFINWLFDAGKNLHWIRFFEEGASKIARLGEIKLILALAIVFVIGLLKQQENITLAMILGILLFELVHFIKNAIEYFKEKNYFSGDSGWASFLYLELLDASCSLDGTVGAFAISQNLIIITLGLSVGAFILRSLTVYFVDTGKLQHLPYLEHGAHWGIGGLGIMMLLELFFSIPEAVISLTALVFILSSLYSSLRRSGQLL
- a CDS encoding ABC transporter substrate-binding protein; this translates as MRLISSKGRVLLVLLPFFFFSCYEPVGEPVGNSTLGKRVNPSKVHFQKGIYGGVLYDSSSSDPKTFNLVFAHETSSTGAVGGLFEGLTDVDIKTLKPTGRLAVSWEFKAKGTRWIFHLRKNVRWFDGKPFTADDVVFTYKDIYFNHRYPNSVKDMFEIDGKLPEVKKLDNYTVEFILPEPFAPLLYSLSAAIFPKHALEKSVKDGSFKNIWTISTPPEKLIGTGPYKLVKYVPGQYLVYERNPYYYMKDSYGSKLPYVEKKVTYILPQKDTELLKFKNGEIDFYGLSGDDFPSLKKEEKYKNFTIYNLGPSLTADFLCFNEKKRAIPDWKWKLFSNATFRRAISHAVDRKGIVLTVYNGLGFPVYTPVTPANTLYYDKNAPKFPYDLKKAKKLLESLGLKDRNGDGWLETPDGHKVEFNLLTNSNNPARVRIGTILKFDFKRLGIDVHFQPLDFNNLVDKLLNTHDFDAVIIGLTGSMDPNGGKNVWKSSGQLHLWNPGQKKPATKWEAEVDRLFDEGVKELDFKKRVKIYKEVYRIICRQQPVIYIAAPIVLEAARDRVKNYFPTIWGIYKPEKIFIKE
- a CDS encoding sodium:proton antiporter, coding for MVEEIGAHMPLWLTIPFAGILLSIAVLPLMAPHFWHKHFGKVSAFWAVACAIPFIAMYGGTAVHDILHTILVEYIPFLVLLGALYTIAGGIYIKGSFVGKPIFNTVLLFIGAMLASFMGTTGAAMLLVRPLIRANRWRKYKTFVIVFFIFLVANIGGALTPLGDPPLFLGFLKGVPFFFTLRLIPIWMTAVVIVLGIFFAIDSYYYAKEDKSTIPIGDEKFEILGSINFLFLLGVLVAVLLSGIVHLPKINVLGVHLYLQDVLRDIFLLVLTVLSILLTPPMVREKNEFTWFPIKEVAILFIGIFIAMIPCLKILEAGEHGPAGGLIHMLSEPYHYFWATGTLSSFLDNAPTYLTFLMTALGKFYPGVPVKIAVHKLIATHSIYLEAISAGAVFFGAITYIGNAPNFMVASIAREQGVEMPSFFGYIVKYSIPVLVTTFVILTIIFFR
- the rd gene encoding rubredoxin — its product is MATKWRCTVCGYIYDPENGDPENNVSPGTPFEAIPDEWVCPICGASKDKFEPLEEE